A region of Streptomyces paludis DNA encodes the following proteins:
- a CDS encoding glycoside hydrolase family 43 protein, translating into MATVLAATAMPTACAFSGDESTPAPPAAASKEKEAKEEKEAEAAEQAEEATGAKDTSVTANSGSGSGSASGSDSITTAAAAADTYVPGADPSVIKVGSTYHAVKTIGGGIAVRSAPTLAGLANVASKKVWTDPGIGDIWAPKLVKVGAKYYIYFTGGKSAAHRMYAISSDSPNTGYGTAQKIALPDDMWAIDGSVFRYNNQLWMVWSGWSKATNGSEQNLYIVKMSGPTTPTGPRYIISQPRESWERKVGKPYINEAPIPLKDPEGLLHIVYSANGSWSDQYCLGELRLRKGGNPTYIWDWYKSNGCLFGSNPATMMKGWPATSKVNGPGSNSFALLDGDINNSPPAGPRAPFVYHAVPKGTPYSWSARQWRNGTFVWWGNTTYTRANVPGATSNTGASLRFFE; encoded by the coding sequence ATGGCAACTGTCCTCGCGGCCACCGCAATGCCGACGGCCTGCGCCTTCAGCGGGGACGAATCCACACCGGCGCCCCCGGCCGCCGCGTCGAAGGAGAAGGAGGCGAAGGAGGAGAAGGAGGCTGAGGCGGCAGAGCAGGCCGAGGAGGCGACAGGGGCGAAGGACACGTCAGTGACAGCCAACTCCGGCTCTGGGTCCGGCTCGGCGTCCGGCTCGGACTCCATCACCACCGCCGCCGCCGCTGCCGACACCTACGTCCCCGGCGCCGACCCCAGTGTGATCAAGGTGGGGAGCACCTACCACGCGGTGAAGACGATCGGGGGCGGTATCGCCGTCCGGTCCGCGCCCACCCTCGCCGGGCTGGCCAACGTCGCCTCCAAGAAGGTCTGGACCGACCCGGGTATCGGTGACATCTGGGCGCCGAAGCTGGTGAAGGTCGGCGCCAAGTACTACATCTACTTCACGGGCGGCAAGAGCGCGGCCCACCGTATGTACGCCATCAGCTCGGACTCGCCCAACACGGGTTACGGCACCGCGCAGAAGATCGCGCTGCCGGACGACATGTGGGCCATCGACGGCTCTGTCTTCCGGTACAACAACCAGCTCTGGATGGTGTGGTCCGGCTGGTCCAAGGCCACCAACGGTTCGGAGCAGAACCTCTACATCGTCAAGATGAGCGGCCCGACCACCCCGACCGGCCCCCGCTACATCATCTCCCAGCCCCGCGAGAGCTGGGAGCGCAAGGTCGGCAAGCCGTACATCAACGAGGCGCCGATTCCGCTCAAGGACCCCGAGGGTCTGCTGCACATCGTGTACTCGGCCAACGGCTCCTGGAGCGACCAGTACTGCCTCGGCGAACTGCGGCTGCGCAAGGGCGGCAACCCCACCTATATCTGGGACTGGTACAAGTCCAACGGCTGTCTGTTCGGCTCCAACCCCGCCACCATGATGAAGGGCTGGCCCGCCACCTCGAAGGTCAACGGCCCCGGCAGCAACTCCTTCGCCCTGCTCGACGGCGACATCAACAACAGCCCGCCGGCCGGCCCCCGGGCCCCCTTCGTCTACCACGCGGTCCCGAAGGGCACGCCCTACTCCTGGTCGGCCCGGCAGTGGCGTAACGGTACGTTCGTCTGGTGGGGGAACACCACGTACACCCGCGCCAATGTCCCCGGCGCCACCAGCAACACCGGTGCCAGCCTGAGGTTCTTCGAGTAG
- a CDS encoding helix-turn-helix domain-containing protein → MNTDSSLDFAARFRRVISVIYPKDLGRPWRDSEIAEGTGLSGTYIGNLRKGTQKPSLENAVKIAKFFGVPLDYFSDSATALAVERDLRKIEALRDARVERIAMRAAGLPPEMQDAALTVVEQLRKAVGLPDGGDDGGDGDDGSDGGDSGDGGGDDRSGGSTPATGRTTDPSGDRPSA, encoded by the coding sequence ATGAACACCGATTCTTCGCTTGACTTCGCGGCTCGCTTCCGGCGTGTGATCTCGGTGATCTACCCGAAGGATCTGGGGCGCCCCTGGCGCGACTCGGAGATCGCCGAGGGGACCGGCCTGAGCGGCACGTATATCGGGAATCTCCGCAAGGGCACCCAGAAGCCGAGCCTGGAGAATGCGGTGAAGATCGCCAAGTTCTTCGGTGTGCCGCTGGATTACTTCAGCGATTCGGCCACCGCGCTGGCCGTGGAACGGGACTTGCGGAAGATCGAGGCCCTGCGGGACGCTCGGGTGGAGCGCATCGCGATGCGGGCGGCCGGATTGCCTCCGGAGATGCAGGACGCCGCTCTCACCGTGGTGGAGCAATTGCGGAAGGCGGTCGGGCTGCCCGACGGCGGCGACGACGGTGGTGACGGCGACGACGGCAGTGACGGCGGTGACAGCGGTGACGGCGGTGGCGACGACCGGTCCGGGGGCAGTACGCCGGCCACCGGCCGTACGACGGACCCGTCCGGCGATCGCCCCTCGGCGTGA
- a CDS encoding MAB_1171c family putative transporter: protein MFELSAATSAAASVATSAATSVATSGVPISAAPISDAPFNVVYLTIGTLAWAVAVLKFRAWRRDPSPGLLVVALTIASPATAFVVAAPVVYRLIDRLAHRGNLATLLVYLGITGFSAAAVVLARMWAPPQGGAGAGGHAHTLTHTQPQPQAWDAATADTWRQVRRRLAVFAVLVVAMVVLFLTGGAHTPETPLTFDTTFATEPRIAAFLVIYQALFGFALVDISRVFLGHAARLPAGPLRRGIRQLALGGFVACGYVVCKVVAIGAAARGVTGTEWLSTALGPVFAALGAVLITTGFAGPAVAAWTRRRRDYRALRPLWDLVYGVDGRLALEAPASRWTERLAVRDLEWRTARRGLEIRDGQLTLRPWSDPGVIAAAHRLADRAGLDDADRAALVVAASLRHAADALRAGVPPRAREDQPQLPGLDTEPAEERAHLVRVARCLSAPLTGEVLAAAGAAGADTNPR from the coding sequence ATGTTTGAGCTGTCGGCAGCGACGTCCGCTGCGGCGTCGGTCGCGACGTCCGCTGCGACATCGGTCGCGACGTCCGGCGTGCCCATCTCCGCCGCGCCCATCTCCGACGCCCCGTTCAACGTCGTCTACCTCACCATCGGCACCCTGGCCTGGGCCGTCGCCGTACTGAAGTTCCGGGCCTGGCGCCGCGATCCGTCCCCCGGGCTGCTCGTCGTCGCCCTCACGATCGCCTCGCCCGCCACCGCCTTCGTGGTGGCCGCGCCGGTGGTGTACCGGCTGATCGACCGGCTCGCGCACCGCGGCAATCTGGCGACGCTCCTCGTCTACCTGGGCATCACCGGCTTCTCCGCCGCGGCCGTCGTGCTGGCCCGGATGTGGGCGCCGCCCCAGGGCGGCGCGGGGGCCGGCGGCCACGCCCACACGCTCACCCACACGCAGCCGCAGCCGCAGGCGTGGGACGCGGCCACCGCCGACACCTGGCGGCAGGTACGGCGGCGGCTCGCGGTCTTCGCCGTGCTGGTCGTCGCGATGGTCGTCCTGTTCCTCACCGGGGGAGCGCACACCCCCGAGACCCCCCTCACCTTCGACACCACCTTCGCCACCGAACCCCGTATCGCCGCGTTCCTCGTCATCTACCAGGCGCTGTTCGGCTTCGCACTGGTCGACATCAGCCGTGTCTTCCTCGGCCACGCCGCCCGGCTGCCGGCCGGACCACTGCGGCGCGGCATCCGGCAGCTCGCCCTCGGTGGGTTCGTCGCCTGCGGGTATGTGGTGTGCAAGGTCGTCGCGATCGGCGCCGCCGCCCGTGGTGTCACCGGCACGGAGTGGCTGAGCACCGCCCTGGGGCCGGTCTTCGCCGCGCTCGGCGCCGTCCTCATCACGACCGGCTTCGCCGGCCCGGCCGTCGCCGCCTGGACGCGCCGCCGCCGCGACTACCGCGCCCTCCGGCCGCTCTGGGACCTGGTGTACGGCGTGGACGGCCGGCTGGCGCTCGAAGCGCCCGCGTCGCGCTGGACGGAGCGGCTGGCGGTACGCGACCTGGAGTGGCGCACCGCCCGGCGCGGTCTGGAGATACGGGACGGCCAGCTCACACTGCGGCCCTGGAGCGACCCCGGTGTGATCGCCGCCGCGCACCGGCTCGCCGACCGGGCCGGTCTCGACGACGCGGACCGCGCCGCCCTGGTCGTCGCCGCCTCCCTGCGCCACGCCGCCGACGCGCTGCGCGCCGGCGTACCGCCCCGCGCCCGCGAGGACCAGCCCCAACTGCCGGGCCTCGACACGGAACCGGCCGAGGAGCGAGCCCACCTCGTGCGCGTCGCCCGCTGTCTCTCCGCGCCCCTGACCGGCGAGGTGCTGGCCGCCGCCGGCGCCGCCGGCGCCGACACGAACCCCCGGTGA